One Camelus ferus isolate YT-003-E chromosome 27, BCGSAC_Cfer_1.0, whole genome shotgun sequence DNA window includes the following coding sequences:
- the FBXO22 gene encoding F-box only protein 22 isoform X1, whose amino-acid sequence MEPAGGGGDSRGLPSADPRSTFVLSNLAEVVERVLTFLPAKALLRVAGVCRLWRECVRRVLRTHRSVTWISAGSADAGHLEEHCLVRVVAEELENVHILPRTVLYMADSETFISLEECRGHKRARKRTTMETAFALEKLFPKQCQVLGIVTPGIVVTPMGSSSNRPQEIEIGESGFALLFPQIEGIKIQPFHFIKDPKKLTLERHQLTEVGLLDNPELRVILVFGYNCCKVGASNYLQRVVSTFSDMNVILAGGQVDNLASLTSEKNPLDIDATGVVGLSFSGQRIQSATVLLNEDVNDQKTAEAAMQRLKAASIPERNTLGFMFACVGRGSQYYRAKGNVEADAFRKFFPSVPLFGFFGNGEIGCDRIVTGNFILKKCNEVKDNDLFHSYTTIVALIHLGAAK is encoded by the exons ATGGagccggcgggcggcggcggcgatAGCCGCGGCCTCCCCTCCGCAGACCCACGGAGCACCTTCGTGTTGAGTAACTTAGCGGAGGTGGTGGAGCGTGTCCTCACCTTCCTGCCCGCCAAGGCGTTGTTGCGGGTGGccgg CGTGTGCCGCTTATGGAGGGAGTGTGTGCGCAGAGTGTTGCGGACCCATCGGAGTGTGACCTGGATCTCCGCGGGCTCGGCGGATGCTGGCCACCTGGAGGAGCATTGCTTGGTTCGAGTGGTAGCAGAAGAGCTTGAG aatgTTCATATCTTACCACGGACAGTTCTTTACATGGCTGATTCAGAAACTTTCATTAGTCTGGAAGAGTGTCGTGGCCATAAGAGAG CAAGGAAAAGAACTACTATGGAAACAGCATTTGCCCTTGAGAAGCTATTCCCAAAACAATGCCAAGTCCTTGGAATTGTGACCCCAGGAATTGTAG TGACGCCAATGGGATCAAGTAGCAATCGACCTCAGGAAATAGAAATTGGAGAATCTGGCTTTGCTCTGTTATTCCCTCAAAttgaaggaataaaaatacaaccctttcattttattaaggATCCAAAGAAATTAACACTAGAAAGGCATCAACTCACTGAAGTAG GTCTCTTAGATAACCCCGAGCTTCGTGTAATCCTTGTATTTGGCTATAATTGCTGTAAAGTAGGAGCCAGTAATTATCTGCAGCGAGTAGTCAGCACTTTCAGTGACATGAACGTCATCTTGGCTGGAGGTCAGGTGGACAACCTGGCATCGCTGACCTCTGAAAA GAACCCTCTGGACATCGACGCCACTGGTGTGGTTGGACTGTCATTCAGCGGACAGCGCATCCAGAGCGCCACGGTGCTTCTCAACGAGGACGTCAACGACCAGAAGACAGCCGAGGCCGCGATGCAGCGCCTCAAGGCCGCCAGCATCCCCGAGCGGAACACCCTGGGCTTCATGTTTGCGTGCGTCGGCAGGGGCTCCCAGTACTACAGAGCCAAGGGGAACGTGGAGGCTGACGCGTTCAGGAAGTTCTTTCCGAGTGTTCCTTTATTTGGTTTCTTTGGAAATGGAGAAATTGGATGTGACCGCATAGTCACCGGGAACTTTATACTGAAGAAATGTAATGAGGTAAAGGACAACGACCTGTTCCACAGCTACACGACCATCGTGGCGCTGATTCATCTCGGGGCGGCCAAGTGA
- the FBXO22 gene encoding F-box only protein 22 isoform X2 — MEPAGGGGDSRGLPSADPRSTFVVCRLWRECVRRVLRTHRSVTWISAGSADAGHLEEHCLVRVVAEELENVHILPRTVLYMADSETFISLEECRGHKRARKRTTMETAFALEKLFPKQCQVLGIVTPGIVVTPMGSSSNRPQEIEIGESGFALLFPQIEGIKIQPFHFIKDPKKLTLERHQLTEVGLLDNPELRVILVFGYNCCKVGASNYLQRVVSTFSDMNVILAGGQVDNLASLTSEKNPLDIDATGVVGLSFSGQRIQSATVLLNEDVNDQKTAEAAMQRLKAASIPERNTLGFMFACVGRGSQYYRAKGNVEADAFRKFFPSVPLFGFFGNGEIGCDRIVTGNFILKKCNEVKDNDLFHSYTTIVALIHLGAAK, encoded by the exons ATGGagccggcgggcggcggcggcgatAGCCGCGGCCTCCCCTCCGCAGACCCACGGAGCACCTTCGT CGTGTGCCGCTTATGGAGGGAGTGTGTGCGCAGAGTGTTGCGGACCCATCGGAGTGTGACCTGGATCTCCGCGGGCTCGGCGGATGCTGGCCACCTGGAGGAGCATTGCTTGGTTCGAGTGGTAGCAGAAGAGCTTGAG aatgTTCATATCTTACCACGGACAGTTCTTTACATGGCTGATTCAGAAACTTTCATTAGTCTGGAAGAGTGTCGTGGCCATAAGAGAG CAAGGAAAAGAACTACTATGGAAACAGCATTTGCCCTTGAGAAGCTATTCCCAAAACAATGCCAAGTCCTTGGAATTGTGACCCCAGGAATTGTAG TGACGCCAATGGGATCAAGTAGCAATCGACCTCAGGAAATAGAAATTGGAGAATCTGGCTTTGCTCTGTTATTCCCTCAAAttgaaggaataaaaatacaaccctttcattttattaaggATCCAAAGAAATTAACACTAGAAAGGCATCAACTCACTGAAGTAG GTCTCTTAGATAACCCCGAGCTTCGTGTAATCCTTGTATTTGGCTATAATTGCTGTAAAGTAGGAGCCAGTAATTATCTGCAGCGAGTAGTCAGCACTTTCAGTGACATGAACGTCATCTTGGCTGGAGGTCAGGTGGACAACCTGGCATCGCTGACCTCTGAAAA GAACCCTCTGGACATCGACGCCACTGGTGTGGTTGGACTGTCATTCAGCGGACAGCGCATCCAGAGCGCCACGGTGCTTCTCAACGAGGACGTCAACGACCAGAAGACAGCCGAGGCCGCGATGCAGCGCCTCAAGGCCGCCAGCATCCCCGAGCGGAACACCCTGGGCTTCATGTTTGCGTGCGTCGGCAGGGGCTCCCAGTACTACAGAGCCAAGGGGAACGTGGAGGCTGACGCGTTCAGGAAGTTCTTTCCGAGTGTTCCTTTATTTGGTTTCTTTGGAAATGGAGAAATTGGATGTGACCGCATAGTCACCGGGAACTTTATACTGAAGAAATGTAATGAGGTAAAGGACAACGACCTGTTCCACAGCTACACGACCATCGTGGCGCTGATTCATCTCGGGGCGGCCAAGTGA